One Ranitomeya imitator isolate aRanImi1 chromosome 4, aRanImi1.pri, whole genome shotgun sequence genomic window, CCTGATTGTGTCAGTGCGTCGGTGTAGAGTCATCCTTGTTTGTTGTTGTttcatggtttccccaatatagataacCCCACGGCACCTTGTACATTGTATCGTGTACATGTATCATGTATTTTTTGGTTAACAAATAAATGCATCACTCCAAGAATAATTTTGTCATCATTGGACATAAAAGAATTCACATTGAAATTTCAATAAATTTATTCTTccatctacccatgaaatgttcaccTTGCCATTGGCTTCACCACAACCCCAAACCTTAATTGATTCACCCCAATACTTAATGGTTCAAGAGATGTTTCTTTTTTTCCTGAAAttgtgtgcccttttttctccacacatgcctttgatcattgtggccaatgggttctattttaacctcatgagtccacaggacttgttttaaaaatgcatcagacttgtttagatattattttgcatacttttgatggtgaattttatagtgaggacacaggagaagttTTCTTCTCATGATTCTGATGAAGGCCATATCTTTACACTAGAACAATGTAtggcaactccagagtctgctaaatctttctgaaggtccttTGCAGTCAAGACAGGGTTCTGACTCCTACGAGCAACTATCGctgaaatttagcttggtcttccagaccttatcttgaccttcactgttcctgctgtcatttcttaattacattttgaactgaggaaatggCCACTTGAAAACATTTTCCATCTCCCTATAACATTCTCCTGCTAGGCAGACGCTTCGAAGAACCCATGGGTGCTCTTTTTTTGGCACAAACTTAGAGGAAGCTGGGTATTTATAAtggtgggaaatttgcatcacctgtcctttcctaatgatgatagtgaacaaaccataaACCTAACAGGCTAACTAAGGTCTGAAATTTAAGTCAAAGTTACCTGAGCACACAACTCTCCAAAGGTGCCCAGAATTTTGCATCAACCCATTTCCCTTTTTCAaacctttaaaataaaaaaaacaacaacaatatatattaacactactcaaaaaaataaagggaacactaaactacaaagaaaaaaagaatGAGCCAACTCACCCACAGCGGCATACGGCTTGCTGAAGCACGGAACTCGTGAGGTTACACATGTAGTACTGATGAGAAAAAGGAGATGATGCTTCTTAAAAAACAATGGCAATGGCAAAGTTCACATGGCAAGATatttcaggcattaaagcccaatTCAGGCATTGAAGCCCAATGCCAAGCAGCAGGTAGAAAGCAAATGCCGCAATACACTTCTAAAGGCGAAACACAACTGAGGTTTAAAATGGTCCCTCACGTTTTCAGTGGATTATAGCTCTGGTAAACCTGAATACAATGAATATTGGAAAACAGTAGAGTTGCTAGTAGATAGATTAATGGCAATAAGATTTATATTTTACAAGCAGCATATATTGGATGGAGACAAATGACTGGTAAATAACttattggaaacttgggctgaaaggtggcagatgaggtttaacaatgataaatgtaaggttatacacatgggaagaaggaatcaatatcaccattacacactgaacgggaaaccactgggtaaatctgacagggagaaggacttggggatcctagttaataataaacttacctggagcagccagtgtcaggcagcagctgccaaggcaaacaggatcatggggtgcattaaaagaggtctggatacacatgatgagagcattatactgcctctgtacaaatccctagttagaccgcacatggagtactgtgtccagttttgggcaccggtgctcaggaaggatataatggaactagagagagtacaaaggagggcaacaaaattaataaaggggatgacagaactacaataccaagatagattagcgaaattaggattatttagtctagaaaaaagacgactgaggggcgatctaataaccatgtataagtatataaggggacaatacaaatatctcgctgaggatctgtttataccaaggaaggtgacgggcacaagagggcattctttgcgtctggagaagagaaggtttttccaccaacatagaagaggattctttactgttagggcagtgagaatctggaattgcttgcctgaggaggtggtgatggcgaactcagtcgaggggttcaagagaggcctggatgtcttcctggagcagaacaatattgtatcatacaattattaggttctgtagaaggacgtagatctgggaatttattatgatggaatataggctgaactggatggacaaatgtcttttttcggccttactaactatgttactatgttactatgttacaatgttatTCATTCTAAGGATCATAAATGAAACTGGAGACATCATTCACATAACGAGTAAATGCCCATCTCAGCAATTAGGAAAGAAACTCCAAATAACGATACCAACTTTGCATAATAAGTTTTGATTGGAAAAATAGATTGCACTCGATGATGATTTTTTATATGTAATAGAGGTAAATATAATTCATTTTGTCTTACAGGACTTGTTCAGAAgtaacatcacctccattatacttctGGGGTTTCCAGATCTTCACATCTTTAAATTCCTGTTCAGCACCTTACTGATTATTGTATACTATGGGGTGATTGCAGGAAATCTTCTAATAATAACCTTGTACTTAGTGAGTAAAGCCCTGCAGTCCCCCATGTACTTCTTCATTACACAGCTGTCATTGTGCGACATCCTGGTgactacagatattttccccacccTTCTTAATTCTGTACTCGATGGAGAAATCATTGTGTCTTTCATTGCATGCATCATCCAGTTTTTTTTCTTTGCCACCTCAGAAGCTATGGAATGTCTTTTACTGTCGGTGATGTCCTATGATCGCTATCTGGCCATCTGTAACCCTCTCCGTTATAACGCTATAATGACTAAGAAATTTTGTGGCATATCGGTAAACGTTATTTTGTGGACCTGTGTTGTGATATCATCTTCCAATTTAATTTCCATGTATAATTTACATTTCTGTGGACAAAATATTATTGATCATTTCTACTGTGACTTTGTACCTCTTGTGCAGCTCTCTTGCTCAGACACAACCATAATTGATATCCAAGGTCTTATATTGGGATTTTTAGTCGTTGCAGTACCGTTTGTAATAATTGTGATATCTTATGTGTACATTGTCATCGCCATTCTGAAGATCCCATCCAACACCGGTAGACATAAAGCATTCTCCACCTGCAGCTCCCACCTCATTGTGGTCTCCATATTTTATGGGACATTATTCATTGTTTATATGTTTCCAACAAAAGGACAATCCCTAATTCTGAATAAGGTCTTATCTCTGATGTACAGTGTTCTGACTCCACTTCTTAATCCTATCATATATACCCTGAGGAACAAGGACTTTAAAGATGCTTTCAATAAACTTAAGTCTAGCTTTTAATAAAAAGTGACATTAAATAGTTAATTTTCTCTTATCTTGTCCACTAGAAATTCTGGTACAGAAATATGTCAGAAACAGGTTAAATCATGTTTTTCAAAGCCGAgtcaaaaataaaattacaaaattGAGAACTCAAGATTTTGGTAAGTCTAAAGGTTTCTACACATATTTTCTAGCTTTTAGTTGATGATCTACTTTCTCTCCTTTCTTTCCAATAAGTGGGAATGCTTGAACTTTCCAGTGTTCTCTATGGAGAGAGACTATAAAACTCAATTTTGACCCCTGCTGTTCTCCATCTACACATTTGGTCTGGGATAGCTCATAGAGTTACATGGCTTTCAGTactacctctatgctgatgactacTGATGAGCAAAAATATTCAGCACTTTTCATTACTCGGCAACACATTTGCTATTCTCctcagtatattcgagtgacccactCAGCATATTTGGCACTTGATTTTCAAATAGGAGAGCACTAAAATAATTGAGTGCTCGTTGCTCGATTCAAGCAATTTGGAATACTCtatgcgctatgtccagctatcgccccatatctttgctcccatttgcttccaaagtccttgagcagcacgtccatattGAACTTTCCTCTCACGTTCCATCTAACTCTCTCTTAGACATCTtataatctggcttccgtccccaccattccactgagactgccctgaccaaagttactaacgacttacttacagccaaagctaccagACAATTTTCTatgctcctccttctagacctgtcctctgccttcgacacagttgaccactgcctcctactctaCAGatactctcttcctttggtgtcaaagaccttgccctatcttggatctcttcataccttaccaaccgcacatttagcatttcctactcccatactacctcttcatctttcCATCTCTCTGTtgttgtccctcaaggctctgtcctagggcccttactgttctcaatctatacactcggcctgggacaacgcataaggtcctatggcttccagtaccatctatatgccgatgacactcagatctacctctctgtcccagatgtcacttctctgctctccagaatcccagagtgtctatcagccatatccttcttcttctcctcctgcttcctcaagctcaatgtggacaaatctgaactaattatctttcctctatgttgcacatcttccctacctgatctatctatcaaaataaatgaaatcacactttccactgtctccaaaatctgctgcctcggagtaacccttgactctagcCCTGTCTTTCAAGCCAcccatctgttgtgagttctgtttttgggctccctctggtggttactgatggtactgggtgacttgtgttctctgcggtctctggtgtccacctgttccatcaggttatgggagtttcctatttaacctggcttttttgtcatttcctcgccggctatcaatgtaatcagcgtgtctttttacctctgctccctgcgtctgttatcttcaggacaagctaagttttgattttcctgttccacgttttgcttaatttttgtcttagtccagcttgcagatatgtgattccttgctgctggttgctctagtgggctgaaattactcctcatgttccatgagttggcacatgagttcaagtaatttcaggatggttttttgaagggtttttcgctgaccgcgcagtttactgttgtatcctctgctatctagctttagcgggcctcatttttgctgattctattttcataactacgtatgtgctttcctctcatttcaccgttattacatgtggggggctgctatttctgtggggtgtttctctggaggcaaatgaggtctgtgtttcttctaataggggaagttaatccttcggctggcgcgagacgtctaggaatcatcgtaggcacgttccccggctactgctagttgtgtgtttaggttcaggatcgcggtcagctcagattccatcaccctagagctggtttttgtttttgtgcttgtccttttgtgatcccccgccattgggatcatgacagtatagccggccataaaaaaa contains:
- the LOC138674832 gene encoding olfactory receptor 11A1-like, giving the protein MTLPDLFRSNITSIILLGFPDLHIFKFLFSTLLIIVYYGVIAGNLLIITLYLVSKALQSPMYFFITQLSLCDILVTTDIFPTLLNSVLDGEIIVSFIACIIQFFFFATSEAMECLLLSVMSYDRYLAICNPLRYNAIMTKKFCGISVNVILWTCVVISSSNLISMYNLHFCGQNIIDHFYCDFVPLVQLSCSDTTIIDIQGLILGFLVVAVPFVIIVISYVYIVIAILKIPSNTGRHKAFSTCSSHLIVVSIFYGTLFIVYMFPTKGQSLILNKVLSLMYSVLTPLLNPIIYTLRNKDFKDAFNKLKSSF